One window from the genome of Candidatus Hydrogenedentota bacterium encodes:
- the rplS gene encoding 50S ribosomal protein L19 encodes MNPLIQELNAKQMKSRENLPQFRVGDTVRVHFRVVEGDKERIQAYEGVCIGRKGGEGPNATFTVRRVAFGEGVERVFPLHSPRVEKVEVTREGKVRRAKLYFLRNRVGKAARVKAKQLGGREAVELAAGKEDAASE; translated from the coding sequence GTGAATCCGCTGATTCAAGAACTGAACGCAAAACAGATGAAAAGCAGGGAGAACCTGCCGCAATTCCGCGTGGGGGACACGGTCCGTGTCCATTTTCGCGTTGTGGAAGGTGATAAAGAACGCATTCAGGCCTACGAAGGCGTCTGCATCGGCCGCAAGGGCGGCGAAGGCCCCAACGCCACGTTCACCGTCCGTCGCGTCGCTTTCGGCGAGGGCGTCGAGCGCGTGTTCCCGCTGCATTCGCCCCGCGTCGAGAAAGTCGAGGTAACGCGCGAGGGCAAGGTCCGCCGCGCGAAACTTTACTTCCTGCGCAACCGCGTCGGCAAGGCCGCCCGCGTCAAGGCGAAGCAGCTTGGCGGTCGCGAAGCCGTTGAACTCGCCGCGGGCAAAGAGGACGCCGCGTCCGAGTAG
- the trmD gene encoding tRNA (guanosine(37)-N1)-methyltransferase TrmD — protein sequence MRIDVLTLFPEMFEGPLRASLLGKAIEEDLIEVVLTNIRAFAADRHKSVDDAPYGGGAGMVMKCEPLFAAVESLRDKNSLERVILLSPRGRRLDQQTVRALAAAPDLALVCARYEGVDERVSQALVTDEISIGDYVLSGGELPAMVLIEAISRMVPGVVGDWESVETDSFYEGILGAPQYTRPPEFRGMEVPAVLREGNHGAIRRWRRKEALRATRERRPDLLQHCTEQDKPLLAEIERETPAAERENEP from the coding sequence ATGAGGATTGACGTCCTCACATTGTTTCCCGAGATGTTCGAGGGGCCCTTGCGGGCGAGCCTGCTCGGCAAGGCCATCGAAGAGGACCTTATTGAGGTAGTCCTCACGAACATCCGGGCCTTTGCGGCGGACCGCCACAAGTCGGTGGACGATGCGCCCTACGGCGGCGGTGCGGGCATGGTGATGAAGTGCGAGCCGCTCTTTGCGGCGGTGGAAAGTTTAAGAGACAAGAATTCGCTCGAACGGGTCATCCTGTTGTCGCCGCGCGGGCGGCGGCTCGACCAGCAGACCGTTCGCGCGCTGGCCGCGGCGCCCGATTTGGCGCTCGTCTGCGCGCGATACGAAGGCGTGGACGAGCGCGTGTCGCAGGCGCTGGTCACCGACGAGATCTCGATAGGCGACTATGTGCTGAGCGGCGGCGAACTGCCCGCAATGGTGCTGATCGAGGCGATCAGCCGGATGGTCCCGGGCGTGGTGGGCGACTGGGAATCGGTAGAGACCGATTCCTTCTATGAGGGTATCCTGGGAGCGCCCCAATACACGCGCCCGCCCGAGTTTCGCGGGATGGAAGTGCCGGCGGTGCTGCGTGAGGGCAATCACGGGGCCATCCGCCGGTGGCGCAGAAAAGAAGCATTGCGGGCGACGCGCGAGCGGCGTCCGGATTTGTTGCAGCATTGTACGGAGCAAGATAAACCGCTGTTGGCCGAAATAGAACGCGAGACGCCAGCCGCGGAAAGGGAGAACGAGCCGTGA
- a CDS encoding KH domain-containing protein, protein MKDLIEFVAKKLVEHPEDVVVRCIDAEDGQHYELRVHNEDMGRIIGKEGHTAKALRTLVGAAAAKADVRAVLDIVE, encoded by the coding sequence GTGAAAGACTTGATTGAATTTGTAGCCAAGAAGCTCGTCGAGCACCCGGAAGATGTCGTGGTGCGCTGTATCGACGCGGAAGACGGCCAGCATTACGAGTTGCGCGTGCACAACGAAGACATGGGCCGTATTATCGGCAAGGAAGGCCATACGGCGAAGGCGCTGCGCACCCTCGTGGGCGCCGCCGCCGCGAAGGCCGACGTGCGCGCGGTGCTCGATATCGTCGAGTAG
- the rpsP gene encoding 30S ribosomal protein S16: MPTVIRCKRGGRTHSPYYRLVVMDSRTRRGGKEVDTLGVYHPCARPEPICRVDAGKALDWLRHGAQMSDTARSILSRLGVLKHLREGTVPEEAMALHKGGAVEDKGYNAPPPPRQESAEAAATEEAAEEASE, from the coding sequence ATGCCAACTGTCATTCGTTGTAAACGCGGCGGACGCACCCACAGCCCCTATTACCGGCTGGTGGTCATGGACTCGCGCACGCGCCGCGGCGGGAAAGAAGTAGACACGCTGGGCGTGTATCACCCCTGTGCGCGGCCCGAGCCTATCTGCCGCGTCGACGCGGGCAAAGCGCTGGACTGGCTGCGCCACGGCGCCCAGATGTCCGACACGGCACGGTCCATCCTGTCGCGGCTCGGCGTGCTCAAGCACCTGCGCGAAGGCACCGTGCCCGAGGAGGCGATGGCCCTGCATAAAGGCGGCGCCGTCGAAGACAAGGGTTACAACGCGCCGCCGCCGCCCAGACAGGAAAGCGCGGAAGCAGCGGCAACGGAAGAGGCCGCGGAAGAGGCTTCGGAATAA
- the ffh gene encoding signal recognition particle protein, protein MFETLTQKLERAFKHIRGQGYLTEANMQEGLEQIRLALLEADVNFKVVKKFISDVQEEAGGQRVLDKVNPTQQIVKIVHDELVKIMGEKHEPLRKAATPPTTIMMVGLQGQGKTTTAGKLAMMLKRTGHAPLLVAADVYRPAAVRQLEVVAEKAGVECFSLGASANPIDICVMARGEAQLRGCDHIILDTAGRLHVDEQMMAEVRAIANQTRPDEILFVANAQTGQDAVRSAKEFHDNLPLTGVILTQMDGDARGGAAISLIEVTGCPVKFVGTGERLEALDAFHPRRMADQILGMGDVVSLVEKAQAVSDRDQAARLQERIRKEKFDLEDFLAQIQQMKKLGNMGDLIKKIPGINKMMPAGMEDAAGDEIKYVEAIIYSMTPHERRNPKLLNGSRRRRIAAGSGTSVQEINALLRDFEKMKKMMKQMMKGPKGRGPRGMRPLFG, encoded by the coding sequence ATGTTTGAAACGCTGACACAAAAACTCGAGCGCGCTTTCAAGCACATTCGCGGCCAGGGTTACCTGACCGAGGCGAATATGCAGGAAGGGTTGGAGCAGATCCGTCTCGCGCTGCTCGAGGCCGACGTGAACTTCAAGGTCGTCAAGAAGTTCATCAGCGATGTGCAGGAAGAGGCCGGCGGCCAGCGGGTTCTGGACAAGGTCAACCCGACCCAGCAGATTGTCAAAATCGTCCATGACGAACTGGTCAAGATCATGGGCGAGAAGCACGAGCCGTTGCGCAAGGCGGCCACCCCGCCCACGACCATCATGATGGTCGGCCTGCAAGGGCAAGGCAAGACGACCACCGCCGGCAAGCTCGCCATGATGCTCAAGCGCACCGGCCATGCGCCGCTGCTCGTGGCGGCCGACGTATACCGGCCCGCGGCGGTGCGGCAGCTCGAGGTCGTGGCGGAGAAAGCGGGCGTCGAGTGTTTCAGCCTCGGCGCGTCGGCGAACCCTATCGATATTTGCGTCATGGCGCGCGGCGAGGCGCAGCTTCGTGGCTGCGACCACATCATCCTGGACACGGCGGGCCGCCTGCACGTGGACGAGCAGATGATGGCCGAAGTGCGCGCTATCGCCAACCAGACGCGCCCGGACGAGATTCTCTTTGTCGCCAATGCGCAGACCGGCCAGGACGCGGTTCGATCGGCGAAGGAGTTTCACGACAACCTGCCGCTGACGGGCGTGATCCTGACGCAGATGGACGGTGACGCGCGCGGCGGCGCGGCGATCAGCCTGATCGAGGTGACCGGCTGCCCGGTCAAATTCGTGGGCACGGGCGAGCGGCTCGAAGCGCTCGACGCGTTTCACCCGCGGCGCATGGCCGACCAGATCCTCGGCATGGGCGACGTCGTTTCGCTGGTCGAGAAGGCGCAGGCGGTTTCGGACCGCGACCAGGCGGCGCGGCTGCAGGAGCGTATTCGCAAGGAGAAATTCGACCTCGAGGATTTCCTCGCTCAGATTCAGCAGATGAAGAAGCTGGGCAACATGGGCGACTTGATCAAGAAGATTCCCGGCATCAACAAGATGATGCCCGCGGGCATGGAAGATGCCGCCGGCGACGAGATCAAGTACGTCGAGGCGATCATCTACTCGATGACGCCCCACGAACGGCGCAACCCGAAACTGCTGAACGGGAGCCGGCGGCGGCGGATCGCCGCGGGCAGCGGCACCTCGGTGCAGGAGATCAACGCGCTGTTGCGCGATTTCGAGAAGATGAAGAAGATGATGAAACAGATGATGAAAGGGCCAAAAGGGCGCGGGCCCAGAGGCATGCGGCCCCTGTTCGGATAA